In Fervidobacterium nodosum Rt17-B1, one genomic interval encodes:
- the tuf gene encoding elongation factor Tu, which produces MAKEKFVRTKPHMNVGTIGHIDHGKTTLTAAITKYCSLFGWADYTPYEMIDKAPEERARGITINITHVEYQTEKRHYAHIDCPGHADYIKNMITGAAQMDGAILVVAATDGPMPQTREHVLLARQVNVPAMIVFINKVDMVDDPELVDLVEMEVRDLLSKYEFPGDELPVIRGSALKAVEAPNDPNHPDLKAIKELLDAMDSYFPDPVREVDKPFLMPVEDVFTITGRGTVVTGRIERGVIKPGVEAEIIGMSYETKKTVITSVEMFRKELDEAMAGDNVGCLLRGVDKDEVERGQVIAKPGSITPHKKFKANIYVLKKEEGGRHTPFTKGYKPQFYIRTADVTGEIVDLPAGVEMVMPGDNVEMTIELIYPVAIEKGMRFAVREGGRTVGAGVVSEIIE; this is translated from the coding sequence ATGGCAAAGGAAAAATTTGTAAGAACCAAACCTCACATGAACGTTGGTACGATTGGACATATTGACCACGGAAAGACAACACTTACGGCAGCTATAACAAAGTACTGTTCTCTATTTGGATGGGCAGATTACACACCATACGAAATGATTGATAAGGCACCAGAGGAAAGAGCAAGAGGTATTACCATCAACATTACACATGTTGAATACCAAACAGAAAAGAGACACTACGCACACATTGACTGTCCAGGTCACGCTGACTACATTAAGAACATGATTACAGGTGCAGCTCAAATGGACGGTGCAATACTTGTCGTTGCGGCAACAGATGGTCCAATGCCACAAACAAGAGAACACGTTCTCCTTGCTAGACAAGTTAACGTTCCAGCGATGATTGTCTTCATAAACAAAGTTGATATGGTTGACGACCCAGAACTTGTTGACCTTGTTGAAATGGAAGTTAGAGACCTTCTCAGCAAATACGAATTCCCTGGCGATGAACTTCCAGTTATCAGAGGTTCTGCTCTTAAAGCAGTTGAAGCACCAAATGATCCAAACCACCCAGATCTTAAGGCAATAAAAGAACTTCTTGATGCGATGGACAGCTACTTCCCAGATCCGGTTCGTGAAGTTGATAAACCATTCCTTATGCCTGTCGAAGACGTATTCACAATCACAGGTAGAGGTACAGTTGTTACAGGAAGAATCGAACGTGGCGTAATCAAACCAGGTGTTGAAGCAGAAATCATCGGTATGAGCTACGAAACAAAGAAGACAGTTATCACAAGCGTTGAAATGTTCAGAAAAGAACTTGATGAAGCAATGGCTGGTGACAACGTTGGATGTCTCTTAAGAGGTGTTGACAAAGACGAAGTTGAAAGAGGACAAGTTATTGCAAAACCAGGTTCCATAACACCACACAAGAAATTCAAGGCAAACATTTACGTTTTGAAGAAAGAAGAAGGCGGAAGACACACACCATTCACAAAAGGTTACAAACCACAATTCTACATCAGAACAGCTGACGTAACAGGAGAAATCGTTGACCTTCCAGCAGGTGTAGAAATGGTTATGCCTGGTGACAACGTTGAAATGACAATTGAACTCATCTACCCGGTAGCAATCGAAAAAGGTATGAGATTCGCAGTTCGTGAAGGTGGAAGAACAGTCGGAGCTGGAGTCGTTTCCGAAATAATTGAGTAA
- the rpsL gene encoding 30S ribosomal protein S12 translates to MPTINQLVKHGREKVKEKSKSPALQGHPQKRGVCVRVSTMTPKKPNSALRKIAKVRLSNGIEVTAYIPGIGHNLQEHSIVLVRGGRVKDLPGVRYKIIRGALDAAGVENRRQSRSKYGAKRPKAGAAAGAKGKK, encoded by the coding sequence ATGCCAACGATTAATCAGTTAGTAAAACACGGAAGGGAAAAAGTTAAGGAAAAATCTAAGTCACCGGCATTGCAAGGTCATCCACAGAAGAGAGGAGTTTGCGTTAGGGTTTCAACAATGACACCAAAAAAACCGAACTCTGCTCTTCGTAAAATAGCTAAAGTTAGATTAAGCAACGGTATTGAAGTGACTGCATATATTCCTGGTATAGGTCATAATCTTCAAGAACACTCGATTGTTCTTGTAAGAGGTGGAAGGGTTAAGGACCTCCCAGGTGTTAGGTACAAGATTATAAGAGGTGCGTTAGACGCAGCGGGTGTTGAAAACAGACGCCAGAGCAGAAGTAAATACGGTGCAAAGAGACCAAAAGCCGGAGCTGCAGCAGGCGCAAAAGGTAAGAAGTAA
- a CDS encoding MFS transporter — translation MSKDINRKRTVIFLFILLVILNADQMVMSPVIGMIEKEFNVTDSHIGLVGGVFSIVGAIISLFWGFLSDKYNRKKLLVGSILVGEIPCLLTAISGSFGQLFFWRVLTGIGVGASFPISYSIVGDLFGHKERGKVVSILGLASTVGSILGMLVAGYTANILGWRIPFILVSAPNIILIPLIWYYLDEPKRAAHEEGFESTEVEYKYSIKLSDYANLVKIKTNLLLFFQGIAGTVPWGAIPYFMIEFFRREKGMDLNQATTMFLIFALGSIAGNVIGGIVGEKLYSISRRLVPLVSAVTTILGVFFTVWVFKFNYMPGTFLIFGLLGFVAAMMDSYTGPNVKMMLLNVNEPKNRGRIFSIFNLTDSVGTGIGRFVGGALSVSLGSMAAALELSAYFWFICGFFLMLTAWYFDTEVEALNKKMRELALKNREIGEGIEV, via the coding sequence TTGAGTAAAGATATTAATAGAAAAAGGACTGTAATTTTTCTCTTTATATTACTTGTTATACTCAACGCCGATCAGATGGTGATGAGTCCTGTTATTGGTATGATTGAAAAAGAATTTAATGTTACCGATTCGCATATTGGACTTGTTGGGGGAGTTTTCAGTATTGTAGGGGCCATTATCAGCCTTTTTTGGGGATTTTTAAGTGATAAGTACAACAGAAAGAAGTTGTTGGTTGGTTCTATATTAGTTGGGGAAATTCCATGCCTTTTAACGGCCATTTCAGGTTCGTTTGGCCAGCTTTTTTTCTGGCGAGTTTTGACTGGTATCGGTGTTGGTGCTTCTTTTCCAATTTCATATTCAATTGTTGGTGACTTATTTGGGCATAAAGAGAGGGGAAAGGTAGTTTCAATACTTGGACTTGCTTCTACTGTGGGAAGTATATTGGGAATGTTAGTGGCTGGATATACAGCTAATATTCTTGGTTGGAGGATACCATTTATCCTTGTTTCCGCTCCTAATATAATTCTTATTCCACTTATTTGGTATTATCTTGATGAACCAAAAAGAGCAGCTCACGAGGAAGGCTTTGAAAGTACGGAGGTTGAATATAAGTATAGTATTAAGCTTTCAGATTACGCAAATCTTGTAAAAATAAAAACAAATTTGCTTTTATTCTTTCAAGGGATTGCAGGTACAGTTCCTTGGGGCGCTATACCATATTTTATGATAGAGTTCTTTAGAAGAGAGAAAGGCATGGATTTAAATCAAGCCACAACGATGTTTCTGATTTTTGCCTTAGGAAGCATTGCGGGGAATGTTATAGGTGGTATTGTTGGAGAAAAACTTTATTCGATTTCTCGTAGACTAGTTCCACTTGTATCTGCTGTTACAACAATCTTAGGTGTATTTTTCACTGTTTGGGTGTTTAAATTTAACTATATGCCGGGTACCTTTTTGATTTTTGGTTTGTTAGGATTTGTAGCGGCGATGATGGACTCTTACACAGGGCCAAATGTTAAGATGATGCTTTTAAATGTGAATGAACCGAAGAACAGAGGAAGAATATTTTCCATATTTAATTTAACTGATTCTGTAGGTACTGGAATTGGTCGTTTTGTTGGTGGGGCGCTTTCGGTGAGTCTTGGAAGTATGGCCGCCGCTCTTGAATTAAGTGCGTATTTTTGGTTTATATGTGGCTTTTTCCTAATGTTAACAGCATGGTATTTTGATACAGAAGTTGAAGCATTAAATAAAAAAATGAGAGAGTTAGCTTTAAAAAATAGAGAAATTGGAGAAGGTATAGAGGTATAA
- the fusA gene encoding elongation factor G produces the protein MEEIKALYVDLNKLRNIGIMAHIDAGKTTTTERILYFTGRKHQIGSVDDGTATMDWMVQEKERGITITSAATTCLWKEHRINIIDTPGHVDFTIEVERSLRVLDGAVAVFDATAGVEPQSETVWRQADKYNVPRIAFMNKMDKTGADFEMAVQTMVERLGAHPIPVQLPMGAESDFAGVIDLIEMKAIRWLNPEGTEMVVEEIPTQWKDKADEAREDMIEKIAEVDDEIMEMYLEGEEPSIEQIHAALRRITIAGLGTPVFCGSAKMNLGIQPLLDGIVRYLPSPLDLPPVKGFDKAGNEIQVQPTENAPFVAYAFKIQTDPYVGKLTFLRVYSGKLEKGSYVINTTKGVKERVSRLIFLHADKREDVEYVRAGDIVGVIGMKSTITGDTVCEENTYVILEKMEFPEPVISIAIEPETKDDETKLSKALQSLLDEDPSLRAYVDQETGETILSGMGELHLEIIVDRLKREFNVNVRVGKPQVAYRETITKDVKIEGKYIRQSGGRGQYGHVVVQFEPLGLDKTFEFVDKTVGGVIPKQYIPAIEEGIREAMQVGVLAGYPVVGIKATLLDGSYHEVDSSEMAFKIAASMAFKEAMEKGNPVLLEPIMKVEVTTPEDYMGNIIADLNSRRAHIDALENRGHLRVVKALVPLSEMFGYATTLRSLSQGRANYTMVLSHYEKVPEKVAEKILKG, from the coding sequence ATGGAAGAGATAAAGGCATTATATGTCGACCTGAATAAGTTAAGGAATATAGGAATAATGGCTCATATAGACGCCGGTAAGACGACCACTACCGAGCGTATTCTCTATTTCACAGGTAGGAAGCATCAGATAGGTAGTGTCGATGATGGTACAGCAACGATGGACTGGATGGTCCAAGAAAAGGAAAGAGGTATAACCATTACATCGGCTGCTACAACGTGTCTCTGGAAAGAACATCGTATTAATATCATCGACACACCGGGACACGTTGACTTTACTATTGAAGTTGAGAGATCTTTAAGAGTTCTTGACGGAGCAGTCGCTGTGTTTGACGCAACGGCAGGTGTTGAACCACAGTCTGAAACAGTTTGGCGCCAGGCTGATAAATACAACGTACCAAGAATTGCGTTTATGAATAAGATGGATAAAACCGGTGCAGATTTCGAAATGGCTGTCCAAACAATGGTCGAAAGGCTTGGTGCACATCCAATTCCCGTTCAGTTACCAATGGGTGCTGAAAGTGATTTTGCGGGTGTTATCGATTTAATCGAGATGAAAGCTATCAGATGGCTTAATCCTGAAGGTACTGAAATGGTAGTTGAAGAAATTCCAACGCAATGGAAAGACAAAGCAGATGAAGCAAGAGAAGACATGATAGAAAAAATCGCAGAAGTTGACGACGAAATAATGGAGATGTACCTTGAAGGGGAAGAACCATCTATTGAGCAAATTCATGCAGCACTCAGAAGGATAACAATAGCAGGATTAGGGACACCAGTATTTTGTGGTTCAGCAAAAATGAATCTTGGTATTCAACCTCTTTTAGATGGAATTGTAAGGTACTTGCCATCACCATTGGATCTTCCGCCAGTTAAAGGATTTGACAAAGCAGGTAACGAGATACAAGTTCAACCTACAGAGAATGCTCCTTTTGTTGCGTATGCGTTTAAAATTCAGACAGACCCATACGTTGGTAAGCTCACATTCTTAAGAGTTTACAGTGGAAAGCTTGAAAAAGGAAGTTACGTTATAAATACAACAAAAGGCGTTAAAGAAAGAGTTTCGAGGCTCATATTCTTACATGCTGATAAGCGTGAAGATGTTGAGTATGTAAGGGCTGGAGATATAGTCGGCGTTATAGGAATGAAGAGCACGATAACTGGTGATACGGTCTGTGAAGAAAATACATATGTTATATTAGAGAAGATGGAATTTCCAGAACCAGTTATCTCGATAGCTATAGAGCCTGAAACAAAAGATGATGAAACAAAACTCTCAAAAGCATTGCAATCATTACTTGATGAAGACCCGTCACTTAGGGCGTACGTTGACCAAGAAACTGGCGAAACAATTCTCTCCGGTATGGGAGAATTGCATTTAGAGATTATAGTTGACAGACTTAAGAGAGAATTCAACGTCAATGTCAGAGTTGGTAAACCACAAGTCGCTTATAGAGAAACAATAACGAAAGATGTCAAAATCGAAGGTAAGTACATAAGACAGAGCGGTGGCAGAGGTCAGTATGGTCATGTAGTTGTTCAATTTGAGCCTCTTGGGCTTGACAAGACATTCGAATTTGTTGATAAGACAGTTGGTGGTGTGATACCAAAACAATACATTCCCGCTATCGAGGAAGGAATCAGAGAAGCAATGCAAGTTGGAGTACTGGCTGGATATCCAGTTGTTGGAATCAAAGCGACGTTACTCGATGGTTCATACCATGAAGTTGACTCATCAGAAATGGCATTTAAGATAGCAGCAAGCATGGCTTTCAAGGAAGCCATGGAGAAAGGAAATCCGGTATTACTCGAACCTATAATGAAAGTTGAGGTAACAACACCGGAAGACTACATGGGTAACATCATTGCGGATCTTAATTCTAGAAGGGCACACATAGATGCCCTTGAAAACAGGGGTCACTTGAGAGTAGTAAAGGCTCTCGTTCCATTGAGTGAAATGTTTGGTTACGCGACAACACTTAGGTCATTATCTCAAGGTAGAGCAAATTACACGATGGTGCTTTCACACTACGAGAAAGTACCTGAAAAAGTAGCTGAAAAGATACTTAAGGGCTAA
- a CDS encoding alpha-amylase family glycosyl hydrolase — protein sequence MNELRDLRDYLKTKITGKTLYALPKQWFISHYAGKVSIKDGRYFVDPYEYFAFLIDYILENDKGFDYSKSLAMLNGEVKPIWIGKGKIYGALPRATAAYNHKGFGAFEPEDIFGYKESGTFLKMIALLPYLKNMGINILYMLPISKMSNIFKKGEVGSPYAVKNPVELDESYHDPLLEGISIDEQFKALVQAAHMLGIRVVLDFIPRTAARDSDLIKEHPDWFYWIRIEEVASYKPPHIPELPFKIPDPADLSVIYSNEEVKQHLAKFTLPPNKLDPKKWQRVKKMEGDILSNIAREFGIITPPGFSDWVNDPQPTWDDVTFLRLYLDHPAESQKYLPENQPPYVLFDVVKSSKFPGNEPNMELWEYLSDIIPSYQKRFGIDGARIDMGHALPASLQDMIISKAREIDPAFVFIAEELEMKNDEKAKREGYDCILGNSWYAAARPREFYKFIEETVPYLKVPFIASCETPDTPRIVVRENGDKLKYLAPALLYFAPNAIPYINSGQEIEEVQPMNLGLDNNIFGKTVLPPNDQFYGKLAFFDYYALHWDKANDEIYNYLRRLLSIREKVSEFYDGEFRYVYLNYQDGLTANYSFWKDNQGLIVLGNLNLAQGRYIEVFVNETAGREIEVKSVKVITKFGAKNLPISNSNIIPYELQSGDFVIMLINREL from the coding sequence ATGAATGAACTTAGAGACTTGAGAGATTATTTGAAAACAAAAATTACCGGAAAAACACTTTACGCTTTACCTAAGCAATGGTTTATTTCTCATTATGCTGGAAAGGTTTCCATTAAAGATGGGCGCTATTTCGTTGATCCATACGAATATTTTGCCTTCTTAATCGATTATATCCTTGAAAATGATAAAGGATTCGATTATTCAAAATCTTTAGCAATGTTAAATGGTGAGGTAAAACCTATTTGGATTGGTAAAGGTAAGATATACGGCGCCCTTCCAAGAGCTACAGCGGCTTACAACCACAAAGGATTTGGTGCTTTTGAACCAGAAGATATTTTCGGTTACAAAGAATCTGGAACGTTTTTAAAGATGATAGCGTTGTTACCATATTTGAAAAACATGGGAATCAATATTTTGTATATGCTCCCTATTTCGAAAATGAGCAACATTTTCAAAAAAGGTGAGGTTGGTTCACCGTACGCGGTTAAAAATCCTGTTGAGCTTGATGAAAGCTACCATGACCCACTTCTTGAAGGAATATCTATTGATGAGCAATTTAAAGCACTTGTTCAAGCGGCGCATATGCTTGGTATACGTGTTGTGCTTGATTTTATACCAAGAACTGCCGCAAGGGATAGTGATTTAATAAAAGAACACCCAGATTGGTTCTATTGGATAAGGATAGAAGAAGTGGCAAGTTACAAACCACCACACATACCTGAATTACCTTTTAAAATACCAGATCCAGCAGATTTATCTGTAATATATTCAAATGAAGAAGTTAAACAACATCTTGCAAAATTCACGCTTCCACCAAACAAGTTAGATCCAAAGAAATGGCAGAGAGTTAAGAAGATGGAAGGCGATATCCTTTCAAATATCGCTCGTGAGTTTGGAATTATTACACCTCCAGGCTTTTCCGACTGGGTAAATGATCCTCAACCAACTTGGGACGATGTTACATTTTTGAGATTGTATTTGGATCATCCAGCGGAAAGTCAGAAATACTTACCGGAAAACCAACCACCTTATGTTTTATTTGATGTTGTTAAGTCGAGTAAATTCCCAGGTAATGAACCAAATATGGAGTTATGGGAATATCTTTCAGATATAATTCCGTCTTACCAAAAAAGATTTGGAATAGATGGAGCAAGGATTGATATGGGACATGCATTGCCCGCAAGTCTTCAGGATATGATTATTTCAAAAGCCAGGGAAATAGACCCAGCATTCGTGTTTATTGCCGAAGAACTTGAAATGAAAAACGATGAAAAAGCAAAGAGAGAAGGTTACGATTGTATATTAGGTAACAGCTGGTATGCAGCTGCAAGACCAAGAGAATTTTACAAATTCATTGAAGAGACAGTACCTTATCTTAAAGTACCTTTTATTGCTTCTTGCGAAACACCAGATACTCCAAGGATAGTTGTAAGAGAAAATGGTGATAAGCTCAAATACCTTGCACCTGCATTATTGTATTTTGCTCCGAACGCGATACCATATATAAACAGTGGACAGGAAATAGAGGAAGTTCAACCAATGAACCTTGGTTTGGATAACAACATATTCGGGAAAACTGTATTGCCACCAAATGACCAATTTTATGGAAAGCTTGCTTTTTTTGATTATTACGCATTACACTGGGACAAAGCAAACGATGAAATTTATAATTACTTGAGGAGATTGTTATCTATAAGGGAAAAGGTTTCTGAATTCTATGATGGTGAATTCCGATATGTATATTTAAACTACCAAGATGGTTTAACAGCAAATTACAGCTTCTGGAAAGATAATCAGGGATTAATTGTACTTGGGAATCTAAATCTTGCTCAGGGAAGGTATATTGAAGTTTTTGTTAATGAAACCGCTGGAAGAGAGATTGAAGTAAAAAGTGTAAAAGTTATAACTAAATTTGGAGCAAAGAATTTACCAATATCAAATAGTAATATTATTCCATATGAACTTCAATCGGGTGATTTTGTTATAATGTTAATAAATAGAGAATTATAA
- a CDS encoding 2-hydroxyacid dehydrogenase: protein MRVFVTYAIPEKGINMLKERFEVDVYTGEEFLSKEEMIKRAEYADAIVTQLRDPIDKEFIYSLKKAKIIANYAVGYNNIDIEAAKERGIYVTNTPGVLTEATADIAFALILAVARRIVESDKFVREGKFVGWKPKLFLGYDLYGKTLGVIGMGRIGQAVARRALGFGMNIVYYNRNRLPEEIEKQYNAKYVNIDELVEISDYISLHTPLTKETYHLINKERIAKMKPNAILVNTARGPVVDEQALYEALKERRIAGAGFDVYENEPVLTPGLEKLDNVVLLPHIGSATYETRDKMSEIVAINVMEALDGKRPSNCVW from the coding sequence GTGAGAGTTTTTGTAACTTACGCTATTCCTGAGAAAGGCATAAATATGCTTAAAGAAAGGTTTGAAGTAGATGTTTATACAGGCGAAGAGTTTTTATCAAAAGAAGAGATGATAAAACGTGCAGAATATGCCGACGCAATAGTAACTCAGTTAAGGGATCCTATTGATAAAGAATTTATTTATTCTCTGAAGAAAGCTAAGATTATAGCAAATTATGCTGTTGGATATAATAATATAGATATTGAGGCTGCTAAGGAGAGGGGAATATACGTTACCAATACTCCGGGAGTTTTAACTGAGGCAACGGCTGATATTGCTTTTGCTTTGATTCTCGCAGTTGCGAGGAGAATTGTAGAGTCTGATAAGTTTGTTCGTGAAGGTAAGTTTGTTGGTTGGAAACCGAAGCTATTTTTAGGTTACGATTTATATGGAAAAACTCTTGGAGTTATTGGGATGGGAAGGATTGGACAGGCGGTTGCACGGAGAGCCCTCGGTTTTGGTATGAATATTGTTTATTACAACCGTAATAGATTACCAGAGGAAATTGAAAAACAATACAACGCGAAATATGTAAATATTGATGAGTTGGTTGAAATTTCAGATTATATTTCGCTACACACGCCTCTCACAAAGGAGACGTATCACCTCATAAATAAAGAAAGAATTGCTAAGATGAAACCAAATGCTATATTGGTAAATACTGCGCGAGGACCTGTTGTTGACGAGCAGGCATTGTATGAGGCTTTGAAAGAGAGAAGAATTGCAGGTGCGGGTTTTGATGTTTACGAAAATGAGCCAGTTTTAACTCCAGGGCTCGAGAAACTTGATAATGTTGTGCTATTGCCACATATAGGTTCTGCTACTTACGAAACTCGTGACAAAATGTCAGAGATAGTTGCGATAAATGTAATGGAAGCTCTTGATGGAAAAAGACCATCAAATTGCGTTTGGTGA
- the rplC gene encoding 50S ribosomal protein L3: MKFIIARKVGMTRLWKDEKVVPVTVLKAGPCVVVQKKTVEKDGYNAIQLGFEEVNEKKLTKPMLGVFKKANVKPMRVLKEFRVENVDQYSVGQEITVAIFQEGDKIDITGWTKGRGYSGAMKRWNFQGGPKAHGAKFHRELGSVGQHTEPARIFKGKRMPGRYGNERVTILNSEVVTIDAQNNLLAVKGGVPGARGSLVIIRSAVKQ; encoded by the coding sequence ATGAAATTTATAATTGCAAGAAAAGTTGGAATGACCAGATTATGGAAAGATGAAAAGGTTGTTCCAGTAACAGTTCTTAAAGCGGGTCCATGTGTTGTTGTCCAAAAGAAGACTGTTGAAAAAGATGGATACAACGCAATACAACTTGGTTTTGAAGAAGTTAATGAAAAGAAACTCACAAAACCAATGCTTGGTGTTTTTAAAAAAGCAAATGTTAAACCAATGAGAGTTTTAAAAGAGTTCAGAGTAGAAAATGTTGACCAATATTCAGTTGGTCAAGAAATAACAGTTGCAATTTTCCAAGAAGGCGATAAAATAGACATTACAGGATGGACAAAAGGTAGAGGTTACTCTGGTGCAATGAAAAGATGGAACTTCCAAGGTGGACCAAAAGCACACGGTGCAAAATTCCACAGAGAGCTTGGCTCTGTTGGTCAACACACTGAACCAGCAAGAATATTCAAAGGTAAAAGAATGCCTGGAAGATATGGTAATGAAAGAGTAACAATTCTTAACTCTGAAGTAGTCACAATTGATGCGCAGAACAACCTTTTAGCAGTTAAAGGTGGAGTGCCAGGAGCGAGGGGCAGCCTTGTTATTATAAGGAGCGCTGTCAAGCAATAA
- the rpsJ gene encoding 30S ribosomal protein S10 — MPGQKIRIRLRAYDHRLLDESAKKIVEVAKQTNAKVSGPIPLPTERSLYVVLRSPLKHKDSREQFEKKVHKRLIDIIEPNSKTIDALMKINLPAGVDVEINL, encoded by the coding sequence ATGCCAGGTCAGAAAATTAGAATAAGGTTGAGGGCTTATGATCATAGATTACTTGACGAATCAGCCAAGAAAATAGTTGAAGTTGCAAAGCAAACAAATGCAAAGGTATCGGGACCAATACCATTGCCAACAGAAAGGTCGCTTTACGTAGTGCTTAGGTCACCACTCAAGCACAAAGACTCACGTGAGCAATTTGAGAAAAAGGTACACAAGAGACTGATTGATATAATTGAACCGAACTCAAAGACGATTGACGCTCTGATGAAGATTAATCTTCCAGCAGGTGTCGACGTTGAAATCAATCTGTGA
- a CDS encoding DUF3298 and DUF4163 domain-containing protein — protein sequence MRKVDDFMEKFSETRSRIFMIGVLMLISLLVVFYISRMKVFEIVKSSTENEIVRIHVELPRLKYLKDSNFEEKFNSEVEEKIKKFVNEVKGIAQEDHDKDVQHTPYEAYVSVDVRYEGKDFLSFVVYYYQFTGGAHGITFFETYNIDLKNSKVLKLYDIIKEEAEDTIKSNILKQIEQNNTDFFPDAPMNILKDDIFSREFTISKDGLIIMYPHYDLAPYASGMPEFVIPWNVIEKFLKYDILSLLK from the coding sequence TTGAGAAAGGTAGATGATTTTATGGAAAAATTTTCAGAAACGCGTTCAAGAATTTTCATGATAGGTGTTCTTATGCTTATTAGTTTGCTTGTGGTATTCTATATATCAAGAATGAAAGTTTTTGAAATTGTAAAAAGTTCTACTGAAAACGAAATTGTACGGATACATGTTGAATTACCTCGTTTAAAATACCTTAAAGATTCTAATTTTGAAGAAAAATTCAATTCTGAAGTTGAAGAAAAAATAAAAAAATTTGTGAACGAGGTAAAAGGGATAGCACAAGAAGATCATGATAAAGACGTTCAACATACTCCTTACGAAGCTTATGTTAGTGTAGACGTTAGATATGAAGGAAAGGATTTTCTTTCATTTGTAGTTTATTATTATCAATTTACTGGAGGAGCTCATGGTATAACTTTTTTTGAGACTTACAATATAGATCTTAAAAATTCCAAAGTCTTAAAGCTTTATGATATAATTAAAGAAGAGGCAGAAGATACAATAAAGTCAAATATTTTGAAACAAATAGAGCAAAATAACACAGATTTCTTTCCGGATGCTCCTATGAATATTTTAAAAGATGATATTTTCTCAAGAGAATTTACTATTTCTAAAGACGGTTTGATTATTATGTACCCGCATTACGATTTGGCACCTTATGCTTCAGGTATGCCAGAGTTTGTTATACCATGGAATGTTATTGAAAAGTTTTTGAAGTATGATATTTTGTCTTTACTAAAGTAG
- the rpsG gene encoding 30S ribosomal protein S7 yields MRRRRAEPRVVSPDPVYGEVLVTRMVNKIMWDGKKSIAQKIVYGAIDILSQKTGKDGIEVFKQAIENVKPIVEVRPRRIGGATYQVPVEVQEPRKTTLAIRWIVDIARSKKGKPMQEKLAEELLNAYNNTGAAIKKREDVHKMAEANRAFAHFRW; encoded by the coding sequence ATGAGGCGAAGAAGAGCCGAACCGAGAGTAGTTTCACCAGATCCAGTTTACGGCGAAGTCCTTGTAACAAGGATGGTTAATAAAATTATGTGGGATGGAAAGAAATCAATAGCTCAAAAGATAGTTTACGGTGCAATTGATATACTCAGTCAAAAGACGGGTAAGGACGGAATAGAAGTTTTTAAACAGGCGATAGAAAACGTTAAACCTATTGTAGAAGTAAGGCCAAGGAGAATTGGTGGTGCAACTTACCAAGTTCCAGTTGAAGTTCAAGAACCCAGAAAGACAACACTTGCTATTAGATGGATAGTTGATATTGCAAGATCCAAAAAAGGAAAACCAATGCAAGAAAAATTAGCAGAAGAGCTTTTGAATGCGTACAATAACACAGGTGCGGCTATTAAGAAGAGAGAAGACGTACACAAAATGGCAGAAGCTAACAGAGCATTTGCCCACTTCAGATGGTAA